One Thermicanus aegyptius DSM 12793 DNA segment encodes these proteins:
- the prsW gene encoding glutamic-type intramembrane protease PrsW, with product MFSVVLTAFAPSVAFLLYFYLKDRTEQEPLGLVIRLFLFGGVIVFPVMILQHVLLTEISNHPLFMSFIATGLVEEFFKWLLFMFFIYHHIEFNERFDAIVYSVAISMGFATLENFFYLLLDGISTAYLRALFPVSGHALFGVLMGYYISRAKFSGEVKREKFYLLLSLSVPFILHGIYDTLLLWVDHWFLLLLPFMGFWWMVALKKAESTNLPSKNLTVRQDYGKEISLAGEGAGKGVNS from the coding sequence ATGTTCTCCGTGGTACTGACCGCATTTGCGCCCAGCGTTGCTTTTTTACTTTATTTTTATTTGAAGGACCGGACGGAACAGGAGCCTTTGGGGTTAGTGATTCGCCTCTTTCTTTTTGGGGGGGTGATCGTATTTCCGGTGATGATCCTCCAGCACGTTCTGCTGACCGAAATAAGTAACCATCCGCTTTTTATGAGTTTTATCGCCACCGGATTGGTGGAAGAATTTTTTAAATGGCTTCTCTTCATGTTCTTTATTTACCATCATATCGAATTTAACGAGCGGTTTGACGCCATCGTATATAGTGTAGCCATTTCGATGGGATTTGCGACCTTGGAGAATTTCTTCTATCTTCTTCTTGACGGCATTTCCACCGCCTATTTGCGCGCCCTCTTTCCCGTTTCAGGGCATGCCCTGTTTGGGGTGCTGATGGGGTACTATATAAGTCGCGCCAAGTTTTCCGGCGAGGTAAAAAGAGAAAAGTTTTATCTCCTTCTTTCCCTTAGCGTTCCCTTCATTCTTCATGGGATCTATGATACCCTCCTCCTTTGGGTCGATCATTGGTTTTTGCTACTGCTCCCCTTCATGGGGTTTTGGTGGATGGTTGCCTTGAAAAAAGCGGAATCCACGAACCTTCCTTCTAAAAATCTCACGGTTCGGCAAGACTATGGAAAGGAGATCTCCTTGGCAGGAGAAGGAGCCGGAAAGGGAGTGAATTCATGA